The following proteins come from a genomic window of Larimichthys crocea isolate SSNF chromosome XV, L_crocea_2.0, whole genome shotgun sequence:
- the pcmtd2b gene encoding protein-L-isoaspartate O-methyltransferase domain-containing protein 2, with protein sequence MGGAVSAGEDNDDLIDNLKEAYYIRSDLVERAFRAIDRADYYLDEYRDNAYKDLAWRHGNIHLSAPCIYSEVMEALDLHPGLSFLNLGSGTGYLSTMVGLILGPFGVNHGIELHADVIEYAYQKLDSFIKTSDSFDKFEFCEPSFVVGNCLDIPPESRQYDRVYCGAGVQKEHEDYMKNLLKLGGILVMPLEEKLTKITRTGPNSWETKKIISVSFAPLVLPKHSTNGKPKTVPLPRYEVRTLQELARICIRHTLRVTTDGGDSQSRGRGSSFSVGRGLAVAGLHKYGPRFKRRRVHRRHCNALVLATRQVVASSGIGSAPLDSNNNQGGRAEDEEEAGESEVRRQMRGSRRAGRGVVEEEETVEEEDEEEEQEEEEEEKETGELLRPQPVVNILRERILGLPLPEPLKMYLLFYREK encoded by the exons ATGGGTGGAGCTGTGAGTGCTGGTGAGGACAATGATGACTTAATTGACAACCTGAAGGAGGCTTACTACATCCGCTCCGACCTGGTGGAGCGGGCTTTTCGAGCGATCGACCGAGCTGACTATTACCTGGATGAATACCGGGACAATGCTTACAAG GACTTGGCATGGCGTCATGGAAACATCCATCTGTCCGCACCGTGCATCTACTCTGAGGTGATGGAGGCTTTGGATCTCCACCCTGGCCTCTCCTTCCTCAACCTTGGCAGTGGGACTGGATACCTCAGCACCATGGTCGGCCTCATATTGG GACCATTTGGAGTGAATCATGGAATAGAGCTCCATGCCGATGTGATTGAGTACGCCTACCAGAAGCTCGACTCCTTCATCAAAACCAGCGACAGCTTTGACAA ATTTGAGTTCTGTGAGCCGTCCTTCGTTGTGGGTAACTGCCTGGACATCCCTCCAGAGAGCCGTCAGTATGACAGGGTGTACTGTGGGGCCGGGGTGCAGAAGGAGCATGAGGACTACATGAAGAACCTGCTTAAGTTGGGGGGCATCCTCGTGATGCCTCTCGAGGAAAAG TTGACCAAGATCACCCGAACAGGACCAAACAGctgggagaccaaaaaaatcatctctgtGTCCTTTGCTCCTCTGGTGCTGCCTAAACACAGCACAAATGGCAAACCCAAGACTGTCCCACTGC CCAGGTATGAGGTACGGACGTTACAGGAGCTGGCTCGTATCTGCATCCGCCACACCCTCAGAGTGACCACAGACGGGGGAGACAGCCAATCACGTGGCAGAGGCTCCTCGTTCAGCGTGGGCAGGGGTCTGGCAGTGGCCGGGCTCCACAAGTACGGCCCTCGCTTCAAACGCCGACGTGTCCACCGGCGCCATTGCAACGCCCTTGTCCTGGCAACCCGTCAGGTGGTGGCCAGCAGTGGCATTGGCTCTGCTCCTCtggacagcaacaacaaccagGGAGGAAGAGcggaggacgaggaagaggcAGGCGAGAGCGAAGTGAGGCGGCAAATGAGAGGGAGCAGGAGGGCGGGGAGAGgagtggtggaggaagaagagacggtggaggaagaggacgaagaggaggagcaggaggaggaggaagaggagaaagagaccGGGGAGTTGCTGCGACCACAGCCAGTCGTGAACATCCTGAGAGAGAGGATACTGGGCCTGCCACTGCCTGAGCCCCTCAAGATGTACCTGCTGTTCTACAGAGAGAAGTGA